From Coregonus clupeaformis isolate EN_2021a unplaced genomic scaffold, ASM2061545v1 scaf1692, whole genome shotgun sequence, the proteins below share one genomic window:
- the LOC121544227 gene encoding retinitis pigmentosa 1-like 1 protein → MAASRPSSPAGSKVSITDSGKSGSSQRSKKPKQEEEEIEELDPLCLPNTSPNDVVSDWLRGIPADSSMDNPEDEMNEGIEETEEKGEEGEEKGGETEGQGGEETEEKQEPVETTEMEQENTAETGQQEQEVKKAAQQPEEEGEVKEEEEEREEEEEKEVKEEEEREEGECSECADCCPDPAPPTNDITSPCHPHLFLSSESELPRSCHSSVAVMKVLLSPSLGRCSSLPEIGSVYGRRLSSSAKGLLDCLAQLQLIDPPTSPAADPSPDRGQSYQEVMDILQSLWLSEPEKGKEDEGEEKERLKDSGVDLTSVSAGSGGSGKTRPDETAGDITLIEAASPAATPDITSRVRGSPGDDEGRGELLQTPESLQIPGSPSSSDSTAYKSPTDTERDTPEDTPSSGTPPSVQRALLTKRVSQDPDPVWVLNLLKKLEKQFMTHYVDAMAEFKVRWDLDDNAMLDAMITELRDEVKKRIQTSIDHELRKIRGRASRGPRPPNLSRESAETDQRRRRLKVMKVQSVNESDGEQGSGDVSDQRSEDEYCPCDACIRKKAEAQAIKMEAVVAKAPVMMAFDLCKILRMKKDPEPPAPPTPKEGKNNDNLEEEEKKEEEEEEQVGDLEVVHEDEEDKEEEDIIPTVVIQEAIPEEEEEEERVTGGEEEEEGQESDGAESLIGEVEEKIAEEIEAEEQEEDGG, encoded by the exons ATGGCTGCCTCGCGTCCCTCCAGCCCTGCAGGGTCAAAGGTTAGCATCACTGATAGTGGGAAGAGTGGGAGTAGCCAGAGgagcaagaagcccaaacaggaagaggaggagatagaggagctGGATCCCCTCTGTCTACCCAACACCTCGCCCAATGACGTCGTCAGTGATTGGCTGAGAGGCATCCCTGCTGACAGCAGCATGGATAACCCTGAAGACGAGATGAACGAGGGAATTGAGGAGACAGAAGaaaaaggagaggaaggagaggagaaaggaggggaaacagagggacagggaggagaggagactgaggagAAACAAGAACCGGTTGAAACCACAGAGATGGAGCAGGAGAACACGGCTGAAACAGGACAACAGGAACAGGAAGTAAAGAAGGCTGCCCAGCAaccagaggaagagggagaggtgaaagaggaggaggaagaaagggaagaggaggaggagaaggaggtgaaagaagaagaggaaagggaggagggagagtgctCTGAGTGTGCTGACTGCTGCCCTGACCCAGCCCCGCCCACCAATGACATCACTTCTCCTTGTCATCCCCACCTGTTCCTCAGCAGCGAGTCCGAGCTGCCCCGGAGCTGCCACTCATCTGTGGCGGTGATGAAGGTTCTACTGAGCCCTTCACTGGGCCGATGCAGCTCCCTACCCGAG ATAGGTTCTGTGTACGGACGCAGACTGAGCTCCTCTGCTAAAGGTCTGCTGGACTGTCTGGCCCAGCTGCAGCTCATCGACCCGCCCACTTCTCCAGCTGCAGACCCGAGCCCTGACAGGGGCCAGAGTTACCAAGAGGTCATGGATATACTACAGTCACTGTGGCTGTCCGAGCCTGAGAAGGGGAAGGAGgacgagggagaggagaaggagaggctgaAAGACTCTGGTGTGGACCTGACCAGCGTCTCAGCAGGGTCTGGGGGTTCTGGGAAGACCAGACCAGATGAAACAGCGGGTGACATCACTCTCata gaagcagcaTCACCAGCGGCGACCCCAGACATCACCAGCCGAGTGCGGGGCAGCCCAGGGGATGATGAAGGGAGAGGTGAATTGCTGCAGACCCCTGAGAGCCTACAAATCCCAGGGAGCCCGTCCTCTTCAGACAGCACAGCCTACAAGTCCcccactgacacagagagagacaccccAGAGGACACCCCCAGCTCAGGGACACCCCCATCAGTCCAGAGAGCGCTGCTCACCAAGCGTGTCTCACAGGACCCTGACCCGGTCTGGGTTCTCAACCTGCTGAAGAAGCTGGAGAAACAGTTCATGACCCACTACGTAGACGCCATGGCTGAGTTCAAG GTGAGGTGGGACCTGGACGACAATGCGATGTTGGACGCTATGATCACTGAGCTGAGAGACGAGGTGAAGAAGAGGATCCAGACGAGCATTGATCATGAACTGAGGAAGATCCGGGGGCGGGCAAGCCGGGGGCCACGCCCCCCTAACCTGTCCCGGGAGTCAGCTGAAACAGACCAGAGGAGGCGGAGATTAAAG GTCATGAAGGTCCAGTCGgtgaatgagagtgatggagagcaGGGTTCAGGCGATGTTAGCGACCAGCGCAGCGAGGACGAGTACTGTCCCTGCGACGCCTGCATACGGAAAAAGGCGGAGGCCCAGGCAATCAAAATGGAGGCTGTGGTTGCCAAGGCGCCGGTGATGATGGCGTTTGATCTGTGTAAGATCCTACGGATGAAGAAAGACCCAGAGCCTCCGGCGCCCCCTACCCCCAAGGAGGGGAAGAACAATGACAAcctggaagaggaggagaagaaggaggaggaggaggaggagcaggttgGGGATCTAGAGGTGGTACACGAAGACGAGGAAgacaaggaagaggaggatattATACCAACTGTTGTCATACAGGAAGCTAtccctgaggaggaagaggaagaagaaagagtgactgggggagaggaggaggaggagggacaggAGAGTGATGGAGCTGAGTCTCTGATTGGGGAAGTAGAGGAGAAAATAGCTGAGGAGATAGAAGCTGAAGAACAGGAGGAGGACGGAGGGTAG